In Streptomyces rapamycinicus NRRL 5491, the genomic stretch CACCGGCCTCGTCCTGGACTCCCCGGTGCTCGACTGGCAGGCGACCCTGCGCGCCCTCGCCGCGGCCCGCGGCATCCCCGCGCCGCTGCTCCCGCTCGCCCTGCGCGCCGCCGAGGGGCGCACCGGACTCCACGACAGCAGGCTCCCGGAGGTGGCCGACCCGGAGCGGCTGTCGGTGCCCACGCTCGTCGCCCACGGCCCCGACGACACCCTCGCGCCCTGGCACGTCTCGCGCGAATTCGTCGACCGCCGACGGGATCTGGTGACCCTTCACACGGTGCGGCAGGCCCCGCACGCGGCCATGTGGAACGCGGACCCCGAGGCGTACGAGGAGGCGCTGCGGCGCTTTCTGGTACCGCTCCTGTAACACCCGTAAGGCGCTCTCCCGCGCCGCCCGACCTCCCGTAGCGCCCGTAAGGCGATCGCGAAAGCGCGTGCGGGGCGGCGCGGGAAGCGTTCGCGGGGCGGCGGCGGAAGCGTCCGTAAGATGGCGTGAACCCTTCGCGGCGACCGCCGGACGGGTGCCGATTGGGCTTTCGGGCCGTCAACGGCGAGACTGCTTCCGTGACGTCCCGTACTCCGCGCGACTCCCGGCTCCGACTTGTCCGTAACCGGCCGATGGCCACGGCCCGCCGGCCCGCGGTGAACCGCGGCTCAAGACCGGCGCCCCGTCCGCCGGAGGGCACTCCGCCGCCGTCGGAGCTGGCCCGGCAGGCCCGGGCGGGGCTCACCGGGGCCGTGGCGATCGCCCACTGGGCCGCGGCCGAGCACGGCGCGCCCGGCGCGCTGTCCGACGAGGCCGCCGCCCGCGCCACCGAGGCGCTCGGGGTGAGCGAGCGGGAGGTGCGGACCGACTGGGACCGCGCCCGCCTCATCGGCCTCATCGAGCACCACGCGGGCACCACCCGCCCCGGCTGGCGGCTCCAGGCGTGGGACCGGGACGACAGCGCCGTGCTGCGGGGCTGGGTCGCGCTCCTGGACGCGTGGTCCCTGGCCTGCCCCGCCCCCGAGACGGCCGAGCCGACGGCGGTCGCGGAGGTCGTCGAGGCCGTACCGCAGCTGCTCTCCCTGCTGCAGCTCTCGGCCGGTCCCATGCCGATCTCGACCCTGCTGGACATGCTCCGGCAGCGGGTCGCCGAGCTGCGCACCGAGCGGTGCGAGGTCCCCCAGGAGGTCACGGAGGACCGGGAGCCCGCGGAGGACGCCGGGGGCGACGGGGGCGCCGCGAGCGCCGACGACACCAAGGACGCCGAGGACGCCGCCACGCTGGAGGGGCTGCTCGACTGGGCCCTGGCCGCCCTCTCGTCCGTCGGGGCGCTCACGGTGCGGGAGGAACCCCAGGACGGGCCGGAGGGGCCGGAGAGCGCCGGGAGCGCGGCCGACGACGCCAAGGGCGACCGCCGGGAGGCCGAGCTGACCGCGCTCGGCAACTGGGCGGTGTGGGTCAAGCTGGAGCAGATCTGCGTCGCAGCCCAGAGCCCGGCCGGGAACATCGAGCAGCACGCCGCCGACATGCTGCGCGGCTGTGCGGGCCTGACCCCGGGCCCCGCCCGCGCCGAGTACCGGGCCTGGCTGGCCGCCCGCCCCGTCGGCAGCGCCGTCGTCGAGCTCATCGACGCGGCGCGCGGCGACGACGCGCTGCTGCGCGGGCTCGCCTTCGAGGCGCTGCGCGTCGTCGGGGCGCCCGCCGAGCCCAATGTGCGGGCCGTCGCCGACGAATCGTGTCTGCGGCCGTACGCGCTCCTGTGGCTCGCCGAGCACGAGGGCGCCGACCCGGACGAGGCGCTGGACGCGCTCACCCGCGAGGAGGCCACCTGGCTGTGGGTGGACACCGCCGCGGCCATCTCCGACCACGGGGAGAGCCCGCTGCTCGTCCGCCACCTGGAGTCCGCCGTCCAGGGCACCGTGCCCGCGCTGCTGGCGGAGGTACGGGCCGTGGGGCACCCCCGCACCGTGCAGGTCCTGGTGGCGCTGGCCGCGGCCCACCCCGATCCGGCCCTGGCCAAGGCTGTGCGCCGGGCGGCCTTCCAGGTGCACACGGGCGGGGCCTGAGGGACGGGCGGCCGGGGGGAAAGCCGGGGGGCTAAAGCCGGGGGATTAACGACTTGCCCGCCCCGCTAAACTAGCCCCATGGCAATTCTCCTCGTGCATTAGACGGCGTCGGCCGCCCTCGTCCGTCCCGTCCGCCGTCCACCCTGCCCAGGAGTAATTCCCGTGATCACCGCCTCCGGCGTCGAGCTGCGTGCCGGCGCCCGTGTCCTCATCGAGTCCGCTTCCTTCCGTATCGCCAAGGGCGACCGCATCGGTCTGGTCGGCCGCAACGGCGCGGGCAAGACCACGCTCACCAAGTGTCTGGCCGGTGAGGGCATCCCGGCCGGCGGCACCATCACCCGCTCCGGTCAGGTCGGCTACCTCCCGCAGGACCCGCGCACCGGCGACCTCGACGTCCTCGCCCGCGACCGCATCCTCTCGGCCCGCGAGCTCGACTCCGTGCTCCGCAAGATGCGCGAGAACGAGGACCGGATGGCCAACGGCAAGGGCGCCACCCGCGAGCGCGCGATGAAGAAGTACGAGCGCCTGGAGACCGAGTTCCTCACCAAGGGCGGATACGCCGCCGAGGCGGAGGCCGCGACCATCGCCGCCAGCCTCGGCCTGCCGGACCGGGTGCTCGGCCAGCCGCTCCATACGCTCTCCGGCGGTCAGCGGCGCCGGGTCGAGCTGGCCAGGATCCTCTTCTCGGACTCCGACATCCTGCTGCTGGACGAGCCCACCAACCACCTCGACGCCGACTCGATCACCTGGCTGCGGGACTATCTGAAGACCTACAGCGGCGGCTTCATCGTCATCTCCCACGATGCCGACCTCGTCGAGACGGTGGTCAACAAGGTCTTCTACCTCGACGCCAACCGCTCGGTGATCGACGTCTACAACATGGGCTGGAAGCTCTACCAGGCCCAGCGCGAGGCCGACGAGAAGCGCCGCAAGCGCGAGCGCGCCAACGCCGAGAAGAAGGCCGCCGCGCTCAACTCGCAGGCCGACAAGATGCGCGCCAAGGCCACCAAGACGGTCGCCGCGCAGAACATGGCCCGCCGCGCCGAGAAGCTGCTGTCCGGTCTGGAGGCGGTGCGGCAGTCCGACAAGGTCGCCAAGCTGCGATTCCCGGACCCCGCCCCGTGCGGCAAGACCCCGTTGACCGCCGAGGGCCTGTCGAAGTCGTACGGCTCCCTGGAGATCTTCACCGATGTCAACCTGGCCGTCGACAAGGGGTCCCGGGTCGTCATCCTCGGGCTGAACGGCGCCGGTAAGACGACCTTGCTGCGGCTGCTGGCCGGGGTCGAGACGCCGGACACCGGCCAGGTGACCCCCGGACACGGGCTGAAGCTGGGTTACTACGCGCAGGAGCACGAGACGCTCGACCCGGAGCGCACCGTCCTGGAGAACATGCGCTCAGCCGCCCCGGATCTCGACCTGGTCGACATCCGTAAGACGCTCGGGTCCTTCCTGTTCTCCGGCGACGACGTGGACAAGCCGGCCCGGGTGCTCTCCGGTGGTGAGAAGACCCGGCTGGCGCTGGCCACCCTGGTGGTCTCGTCGGCCAATGTGCTGCTGCTGGACGAGCCCACCAACAACCTCGACCTGGCCAGCCGTGGGGAGATCCTCGGCGCGCTGCGCACCTTCGCGGGTGCGGTGGTCCTGGTGACCCACGACGAGGGCGCCGTCGAGGCGCTGCAGCCGGAGCGGATCATTCTGCTTCCGGACGGTGTCGAGGATCTTTGGGGCCAGGACTACGCGGACCTCGTCGCGCTCGCCTGACGAGGCCAGACGGCGGGCGGGGTGGGCCCGGCGGAGCGCCGGGGGTGGCGTTCCGGACGCCGCCCCAAGAGTCCGGTTCCTCCGGTCCGACCCCCTTCCCGTAGATCATTCGGCCTAGGCGTGATCCATCATCTGAGTGAGAACGGCTGGTATCGCGGCGCGTCGTGGGCCACCGGCGCACACCACGTGCCGTGCGCCGGTCCGGATGTCTGCGACGTAGCTCACGTATGCCCTGACCTGCCTCTTCGCCGATGAAGACGAAAGAGTGTCAGGTTGAACAGCGCCGGAATCCTTGCTTCCGAAGGTCGTCGCGCCGCGATTTCCCGCAATCCTTCATCCACAGACCTTGCCGAATGGGTGGCCAGGAAGGCCTGTAGGGGTGATCATGAGAGTCCAGAGCGCACTTCCCATGAGGAGGCACGGGTGGCCGAGACTCTGAAGAAGGGCAGCCGGGTGACCGGCGCCGCGCGCGAAAAGCTCGCGGCAGACCTGAAGAAGAAGTACGACTCCGGGGCGAGCATCCGGGCGCTGGCCGAGGAGACCGGCCGTTCCTACGGATTCGTTCACCGGATGCTCAGCGAATCCGGAGTTTCCCTACGGGGACGCGGCGGTGCGACGCGAGGCAAGAAGACCGCCTCGGCCTGATCGCCCGTATGCTCCATCACCATCAGCAGGTAGGGACAGGGGTGCCACCCGGCTGATCGTCGGTTCGGCCGGGTGGTTACTGTGCAGTCACTTGTACTGACCGCACCCGACCGGAGGCCCCTGTGACCCTGCTCGACAAGGACGGCGTTCAGCTCACCGTCGATGACACGGTCGCCACGGTGACCCTGAACAACCCGGCGAAGCGCAACGCCCAGTCGCCCGCCTTGTGGCGGGCGCTGGCCGAGGCCGGAAAGCTGGTGCCGGGCACCGTGCGCGTCGTGGTGCTGCGCGCCGAGGGCAAGTCCTTCTCGGCGGGCCTGGACCGTCAGGCGTTCACGCCCGAGGGGTTCGACGGCGAGCCGTCGTTCCTCGACATGGCGCGCGGTTCCGACAGCGAGCTGGACGCGACCATCGCCGGGTACCAGGAGGCGTTCACCTGGTGGCGGCGGAACGACATCGTGTCGATCGCCGCCGTCCAGGGCCATGCCGTCGGGGCCGGTTTCCAGCTTGCGCTCGCCTGCGACCTGCGGGTCTGCGTGGACGACGCACAGTTCGCCATGCGCGAGACCAGCCTCGGGCTGGTGCCGGACCTCACCGGAACCCATCCGCTGGTCGGGCTGGTGGGGTACGCCCGTGCGCTGGAGATCTGCGCGACCGGGCGCTTCGTCCACGCCGAGGAGGCCGAGCGGACCGGGCTGGCCAATCTCGTGGTGCCCGCCGCCGAGTTCGACGGCGCGGTCCAGGACCTGGCGGCGGCCCTGCTTGCCGCGCCCCGCGACGCCTTGGTCGAGACCAAGGCGCTGCTGCGGGGCGCCGTGGACCGCACCTACGAGGAGCAGCGCGCCGCCGAGCGTGCCGCCCAGGCACGCCGGCTGCGCGACCTGGCGGGGCTGACGGACTGAGCGCTCCGCGCTCCGCCGGGAGTGCCGTGACGTCTTGCCGCCATGCCGTCATGTGCCGTCTTGCCGCCATGCCGTCATGTGCCGTCTTGCCGTCTTGTGCCGTGTTGCCGTCGATCGTCTGCGGCGCCGTCGTGGCTGATCGCGCCCCGCGGCGGAGCCGCAGGGTGATACGGCCCCGTGCCCCTTCGGGGTGCGAGCGCCCCGTCACGCCATCCGCTGCGGCTCCACCGACGGCACCGCCTCCAGCACCAGCACCGCCAGATCGTCGTCGATCGGCTCGGGGCTGAAGTCATGAGTGGCGCGCCGCACCCGCTCCGCGACCGCCTTGGCGCCCAGCCCCACACAGTCCCGCAGGATGTCCGACAGGCCGTCGTCGTCATCCAGCTGGCGCAGGCCGTTGCGCCGCTCGGTCACCCCGTCGGTGACGCACAGCAGCGTCTCACCGGGTCCCAGGGCCAGTCTGTCGGCGTGGAAGTCCGGGTTCTCGTCGATGCCGAGAAGCATCTGCGGGGAGGCGGCGGGCGCCACCGCGCCCTGGGTGGTCAGCCGCAGCGGCAGCGGATGGCCGGCGCTCGCCAGGGTGCAGCGGGCGCCGCCCCCGGCCGGGTCCGGCTCCAGCTCCCCGTAGAGCAGGCTCAGGAAGCGCGGCGGGGACTGCTCGCCGTCGATCTCCGCCGCCTCCGCGTCCTCCTCCACCAGCGCCTGGTTCAGCCGGTTGAGCACCGACTCCACCCCATGGCCCTCGCGGGCCAGCAGCCGCACCAGATGGCGGGCCAGCCCGGTGACCGACATCGCCTCCGGGTCGCTGCCCTGGACGTCGCCCAGCAGGAAGCACCAGCGGCGGTCGCCCATGGGGAACAGGTCGTAGAAGTCGCCGCCGACGGTCTGCCCCTCGCCGTGCGGCTCGTAGACGATCGCCGTGTCCACCCCCGGGATATGGGCGAGCGACATGGGCAGCTGGCGGCGCTGGAGCGCCCGGCTGATCGTCGCCTGGCGGGTGTACTGCCGGGCCGTGGCCACGGCCTGGGCCACCCGCCGCGCCACGTCCTCCGAGAGCCGCACCACGCCCTCCGCCATGCGGGGCACGCCCGCCCGGCCGAGCAGCAGGACGCCGTGGCTGCGGCCGTGTGCGATCAGCGGGAAGCACACCGCCGATCCGCCCACCCCCTGGCTGTCCGCGACCCCGGGCCAGGGCCAGGAGGTGCCCGCCGAGCCGAGCCCGGTGGGCGGCGGATGCCGCTCCAGCGAGACGCGGAGCGCGCCGATGCGGTGCTCATTGCTGTGCCAGACGCGGGCGAGCTGGAGCGCGCCGCTCTCGGTGGTCAGCCAGACCGCGCACCAGTCGGCCAGCCGCGGCACCAGGAGCTGCCCGGCGAGGGCGGCCACCATGTTCTCGTCGAGCTGACCGGTGAGGAGTTCGCTGGCCTCGGCGAGGAAGGACGGTCCGCCGCGGTCCACCCAATCGGCGGTCGGATCGCGCTGCTCACGCGGTGTGATGGGGGCCAGGGTCTCGGCGAACCGCAGCTCGCGCCCGAGCGCGCTGGTGGGGACGGCGTCGAACTCGGTCCCCGCCCGCTCGGCGTCCAGCCGGAACCAGACCGCCTTACGGGTGCGGTGATAGGTCACGCCCCAGGATTCGGCGAGCGCCCCGATCAGCTGGAGCCCGCGGCCGCGGCCCCGGCGCTGGGTCTCGGGCCCTCCGTAGACGGTGCTGGCGGGGTGGAGGTCCGCCACCTCGATGACGATCCCCGGCCGCCTCGGCACATCCCTCGGCACATCGTCCGGGCCGCTCGTCTCCTCGGGCCCCAGGGGGCCGTCCTCCGGCCCGTAGCCCTCCCCGCCGTCGCCGGGCTGGAGCCGGCAGACCACCTCGACCCGGGTGCCCGCGTGCAGCACGGCATTGGTGACCAGCTCGCTCACCAGCAGCACCGCGTCGTCGATCGACCGCTCGTCGAGGGTGATCGGGGCGAACACCTCCGCCGCGCTCCGTCCCGTGAGCGCCGTACGGATGAAGGCGCGTGCCGCGCCGGGCGCGCGCACGCTGCCGGGCAGCGTCGTCCGCGAGACGGACTCACGCGCGAGAGGAAACAAGGCTCCCACGTGCGGCTCCAGGGCAATACAGGCGGTTTAGGCCATCTAGGTGCCATATTATGACAGACAGGGGGATATGAATGATCTTTAAGGGACGACGCCATGGCTCTCGACCCGATCACCACCGACACTTCCCCGGCCCTGCCCGTGGAATGTCCGGAAAACGCCCGGCCCTCCGGCCCGGCGCGCGGTGCGGAGACCGCGTCCGCGGCCGAGCTGCGGTCCCTGCTGGCGGCGATGAACGCCCTGTGCGACGGCGACTTCACCGTCCGCGCGGACACCTCGGCCGAGGGTCTGGTCGGCGAGATGGCCGGGGTCTTCAACCAGCTCGCGATGCGCAACGCTCATCTGTCCGGTGAGCTGCACCGGGTGCGCCGCGAGGTGGCGCGCCAGGGCAGGCTGGACGAGCGGATCACCGCGAGCCCCGGCCCGGGGGCCTGGGCCACCAACGTGGACGCGGCCAATCAGCTGGTGGACGCCCTGGTCGGCCCGGTGTCCAACGCCACGCGGGTGCTCGACGCGATCGCGTCCGGCGATCTGACCCAGCGGGTGGATCTGCACGACGGCAACCGCCAGCTCCGCGGCGATCTGCGGCGGCTGGGGCGCGGGGTGAACCGCACGGTGGACCAGCTGTCGCTGTTCACCGGCGAGCTGACCCGGATCGCCCGCGAGGTCGGCACCGAGGGGCGGCTGGGCGGCCGCGCCAAGGTGCAGGGGCTCTCCGGCGACTGGCGCATGGTCACCGAGGCCGTCAACACCATGGCCTCCCGGCTCACCGCGCAGGTCCGTGACATCGCCGAGGTGACCACGGCGGTCGCCCGCGGTGACCTCACCCGCCAGGTGACGGTCGAGGCCACCGGTGAGCTGCTGGAGCTCAAGCTGACCGTGAACACCATGGTCGACCAGCTGGGCGCGTTCGCCGACGAGGTGACGCGGGTGGCGCGCGAGGTGGGCACCGAGGGCGAGCTGGGCGGCCGGGCCCAGGTCCGCGGCGTCTCCGGGGTGTGGAAGGACCTTACGGACAGCGTCAACTTCATGGCGTCCAACCTGACCTCCCAGGTCCGCAACATCGCCCAGGTGACCACGGCCGTCGCCACCGGTGATCTCTCGCAGAAGATCACCGTGGATGCGAGGGGCGAGATCCTCCAGCTCAAGTCGACGATCAACACCATGGTCGACCAGCTCTCCGCCTTCGCCGACGAGGTGACGCGAGTGGCCCGCGAGGTCGGCACCGAGGGCCGGCTGGGCGGCCGGGCCCAGGTCCGCGGCGTCTCCGGGGTCTGGAAGGACCTTACGCAGAACGTCAACTTCATGGCGGACAACCTCACCTCCCAGGTCCGCAACATCGCCCAGGTCGCCACCGCCGTGGCGGAGGGCGATCTGAGCAAGACGATCACGGTGGAGGCCAAGGGCGAGATCCTGGAGGTGAAGTCGACGATCAACACCATGGTGGACCGGCTGTCGTCCTTCGCCGACGAGGTGACCCGAGTGGCCCGCGAGGTGGGCACCGAGGGCAACCTCGGCGGTCAGGCCCAGGTCCGCGGCGTCTCCGGGGTCTGGCGGGACCTCACCGAGAACGTCAACTTCATGGCCCTGAACCTGACCTCCCAGGTCCGCAACATCGCCCAGGTCACCACGGCGGTCGCCAACGGCGATCTGTCGAAGAAGATCACGGTCGATGCCCGGGGCGAGATCCTGGAGCTCAAGGACACCGTGAACACCATGGTCCAGCAGCTGCGCTCGTTCGCCGACGAGGTCACCCGGGTGGCCCGCGAGGTCGGCACCGAGGGCCAGCTGGGCGGCCGGGCCGGAGTGCCGGGCGTGTCCGGGGTCTGGAAGGACCTTACGGACAACGTGAACTTCATGGCGTCCAACCTGACGTCCCAGGTCCGCAATATCGCGCAGGTCGCGACCGCGGTGGCGGAGGGCGATCTGAGCAAGAAGATCGACGTCGACGCGCGCGGCGAGATCCTCGAGCTGAAGACCACCATCAACACCATGGTCGACACGCTCTCCTCGTTCTCCGACGAGGTGACGCGGGTGGCCCGCGAGGTCGGCAGCGAGGGCCGGCTGGGCGGCCAGGCCCGGGTCGAGGGCGTCTACGGCACCTGGAAGCGGCTGACCACCGGCGTGAACGAGCTGGCCCTCAACCTGACGACCCAGGTGCGCGCGATCGCCGAGGTCGCGTCCGCCGTCGCCCAGGGCGATATGTCCGGGTCCATCTCGGTCGAGGCGCAGGGCGAGGTCGCCGCGCTCAAGAACAACGTCAATCTGATGGTCGCCAACCTCCGCGAGACCACCCGTGCGAAGGACTGGCTGGAGTCCAACCTGGCCCGTATCGCCTCCCTGATGCAGGGCCACCGCGATCTGGTCGAGGTCGCCGATCTGATCCTGAGCGAGCTGACCCCGCTGGTCAACGCGCAGTTCGGGGCGTTCTTCCTCAGCGCGGCCGGTGCCAGGCCCGGTGAGGGGCTCGAGCTCATCGCCGGATACGGCACCGACCAGGACGCGGTCCGGGGCGACGGCCAGACGCCGCGGACCGGCCCCCGGGGCCGCGGGCTGGTCGCCCAGGCGGCGGTGGAGAAGAAGCGGATCCTCATCAACGACGTCCCGCCCGACTACATCACCATCGACTCCGGGCTGGGCTCCGCGCTCCCGGCCAGCGTGGTGATCCTGCCGATCCTCTACGAGGACCAGGTGCTCGGAGTGATCGAGCTGGCCTCGTTCAGCCGGTTCAGTGAGGTCCACCTGGCCTTCGTCGACCGGTTCGTCAACACCATCGGCGTCTCGATCAACACCATCATCGCCAACGCCCGCACCGAGTCGCTGCTCTCCGAGTCCCAGCGGCTCACCACCGAGCTGCGCCAGCGCTCCAACGAGCTGCAGCGCTCCAACGCGGAGCTGGAGGAGAAGGCCGCGCTGCTGGCGACCGCCTCCCAGTACAAGTCCGAGTTCCTGGCCAATATGTCGCATGAGCTGCGCACCCCGCTGAACTCGCTGCTCATCCTGGCCCGGCTGCTCGCCGACAACCCCGAGGACCGGCTGTCCCCCCAGGAGGTGCAGTTCGCCGCCACCATCCACCGCTCCGGCTCCGATCTGCTCCAGCTGATCAACGACATCCTGGATCTGTCGAAGATCGAGGCGGGCCGGATGGACGTCCGGCCCAAGAAGCTGCCGCTGGTCAAGATCCTCGACTATGTGAACGCCACCTTCCGGCCGCTCGCCGTCGACCGGGGCCTGTCGTTCGAGATCGCGGTCGGCGAGGACGTACCGCGCGAGATGTTCTCCGACGAGCAGCGGCTCCAGCAGATCCTGCGCAATCTGCTCTCCAACGCCCTGAAGTTCACCTCGTCGGGCGGGGTGACGCTGCGCGTCGAGCGCACCCCGGGAGCGGAGTTCGAGGAGGAGGCGCTGCGGGCCGCGGACGCCGTCATCGCGTTCTCCGTGACCGACACCGGTATCGGCATCCCGCCGGAGAAGCTGCCGGTGATCTTCGAGGCGTTCCAGCAGTCCGACGGCACCACCAGCCGGAAGTACGGCGGGACGGGCCTCGGCCTGTCCATCAGCCGGGAGATCGCCGGAATGCTCGGCGGCCGGATCGTGGCCAAGAGCGAACTGGGCGTCGGCTCCCGCTTCACGCTCTACGTCCCGGCGCACTACAGCGGCGTCGCCCCGGCCCCCGACCCCTCGGACCCCAGGGCCACCGGCTCCACCGTCCCGGCGGTCGCCCCCGCCTCGGACGAGACGCTGCCGGACACCGCCGACCACGCCCCGAGCGGGCCCTCCGGCGAGGCGGACAGCCTGGTCGCCAGCAGGCTCGCCAGCCGGGCCCCGGGCGGCGGGGCGGGGGTCGAGGCCGGGAGCGAGGGGGAGACCGAGTACGAGGGCGAGGACCAGGACGACGGCTGGCCGGGCACCACCCGGCTCAAGGAGTGGCAGCGCGGACGCCCCGGCCAGGTGCTGCACGGCCGCCGCATCCTGATCGTCGACGACGACATCCGGAACGTCTTCGCGCTCACGCATGTGCTGGGCCGGGTCGGCATGACGGTGAAGTACGCGGAGAACGGCCGCGAGGGGCTGGAGGTGCTGCACCGCAACCCGGACGTCTCACTGGTCCTGATGGACGTGATGATGCCGGAGATGGACGGGTACGAGACGATCCGGGCCATCCGGAGCACACCGCGTCTGGCCGATTTGCCGATCCTCGCCCTCACCGCGAAGGTCATGCCCGGCGACCGGGAGAAGGCCATCGACAGCGGCGCCAATGGCTATGTCTCCAAGCCCGTGGACGTCGACCGGCTGATGTCGGCGATCCTCGACCTGCTCGATCCGGACGCTGAGGTGGGGGAGTCGGGCGAGCCGGGACGGGCGGGCGAGTCCGGGAGCGATGACGCCACGTCCGACGGTGACACCGCCGTGTCCGGAGAGGGCGTGTCCGGAAAGGGCGCCGCGCCCGCCGAGACCGGTCCGCCGAGGCCGAGGCAGGGGGAGCGATGACTACGAGCGTGTCCGAGAAGGCCGGAATCCTCATCGTCGACGACATGGAGGAGAACCTGATCGCGCTGGAGGCGGTCCTCGGCCCGCTCGATCAGCAGCTCGTCCGCGCCCGCTCCGGCGAGGAGGCGCTGAAGGCCATGCTGCGGCAGGACTTCGCCGTCGTTCTGCTCGACGTGCTGATGCCGGGCATGGACGGCTTCGAGACCGCCGCCAACATCAAGCGGCTCGACCAGACCAAGGACGTCCCGATCATCCTGCTGACCGGGACCGACGCCGACTCCGACTACGCCTACCGGGGCTATGCGATCGGCGCCGCCGACTTCCTCATCAAGCCCTTCGACCCCTGGCTGCTGCGGACGAAGGTCAATGTGTTCCTGGAGATGCACCGCAAGAACCGCCGGCTCGAGGCGCGGACCGAGCAGCTGTCCGACCGGGTCGAGGAGCTGGAGCGCACGGTCGAGGGGTTGCGGAAGTACGTCGAGGAGTGACCGGCCGGGGCCGGGCTCCGGTCAGAAGTCCACGGCCGTGACGAGGACCGCCACCGTGGGCGGCTGGTCTCCCGGCGCCGGGGCGGTCTGTGCCACCGCCGTTCGTACCGCCCTCGCCACATCCACGGCGCGGTGATCCGCCGACACGGCCAGCTCGATCCGGATGTGCGCCCCCTCGATCCGCACGGCCCGGGGCGAGCCCAGCACCGGCGCGAGCCGGGCGACGCCGGGCACGGAGGTGGCGGCGCGGGCGGCGGCCGCGGTGGCGGGATCCGGGGCAGGGCTTTCGGCCCGATGGGGCCGCGGGGCCTCCGGGGGCGGGGCCGGGAACTCGTCCAGCACCTCCGTCACCCGTATGTCCACCGCCTCCACCAGCAGGCCGAGCCGGTCCGTCGCCGCGTCGAACAGTACGTCGCGCAGCAGGTCCGCCGTCACCGGGAGCGGTTCCTCCAGCGTCGCCCCGCAGTCCGCCGCGATGCGCAGGGGCCCCGGCGGCAGCGCGCTCGGCGGGGGCGGGACCGCGGGCATCCCGGCGGTGTCGGGGTCGGCGGGCCCGATCCGCAGCGCTCCCAGACGCGCGCCGGGGACCTCGGCGGCGGCCCGCCCGAGCACATCGCTCGCCGCGCGTTCGGTGATCCAGGAGCCGTCCTCCCGCTCGCCCAGGGGCAGCAGCCGACCGATCCGCAATTGCTCC encodes the following:
- the abc-f gene encoding ribosomal protection-like ABC-F family protein encodes the protein MITASGVELRAGARVLIESASFRIAKGDRIGLVGRNGAGKTTLTKCLAGEGIPAGGTITRSGQVGYLPQDPRTGDLDVLARDRILSARELDSVLRKMRENEDRMANGKGATRERAMKKYERLETEFLTKGGYAAEAEAATIAASLGLPDRVLGQPLHTLSGGQRRRVELARILFSDSDILLLDEPTNHLDADSITWLRDYLKTYSGGFIVISHDADLVETVVNKVFYLDANRSVIDVYNMGWKLYQAQREADEKRRKRERANAEKKAAALNSQADKMRAKATKTVAAQNMARRAEKLLSGLEAVRQSDKVAKLRFPDPAPCGKTPLTAEGLSKSYGSLEIFTDVNLAVDKGSRVVILGLNGAGKTTLLRLLAGVETPDTGQVTPGHGLKLGYYAQEHETLDPERTVLENMRSAAPDLDLVDIRKTLGSFLFSGDDVDKPARVLSGGEKTRLALATLVVSSANVLLLDEPTNNLDLASRGEILGALRTFAGAVVLVTHDEGAVEALQPERIILLPDGVEDLWGQDYADLVALA
- a CDS encoding helix-turn-helix domain-containing protein — encoded protein: MAETLKKGSRVTGAAREKLAADLKKKYDSGASIRALAEETGRSYGFVHRMLSESGVSLRGRGGATRGKKTASA
- a CDS encoding enoyl-CoA hydratase/isomerase family protein; this encodes MTLLDKDGVQLTVDDTVATVTLNNPAKRNAQSPALWRALAEAGKLVPGTVRVVVLRAEGKSFSAGLDRQAFTPEGFDGEPSFLDMARGSDSELDATIAGYQEAFTWWRRNDIVSIAAVQGHAVGAGFQLALACDLRVCVDDAQFAMRETSLGLVPDLTGTHPLVGLVGYARALEICATGRFVHAEEAERTGLANLVVPAAEFDGAVQDLAAALLAAPRDALVETKALLRGAVDRTYEEQRAAERAAQARRLRDLAGLTD
- a CDS encoding SpoIIE family protein phosphatase, with amino-acid sequence MGALFPLARESVSRTTLPGSVRAPGAARAFIRTALTGRSAAEVFAPITLDERSIDDAVLLVSELVTNAVLHAGTRVEVVCRLQPGDGGEGYGPEDGPLGPEETSGPDDVPRDVPRRPGIVIEVADLHPASTVYGGPETQRRGRGRGLQLIGALAESWGVTYHRTRKAVWFRLDAERAGTEFDAVPTSALGRELRFAETLAPITPREQRDPTADWVDRGGPSFLAEASELLTGQLDENMVAALAGQLLVPRLADWCAVWLTTESGALQLARVWHSNEHRIGALRVSLERHPPPTGLGSAGTSWPWPGVADSQGVGGSAVCFPLIAHGRSHGVLLLGRAGVPRMAEGVVRLSEDVARRVAQAVATARQYTRQATISRALQRRQLPMSLAHIPGVDTAIVYEPHGEGQTVGGDFYDLFPMGDRRWCFLLGDVQGSDPEAMSVTGLARHLVRLLAREGHGVESVLNRLNQALVEEDAEAAEIDGEQSPPRFLSLLYGELEPDPAGGGARCTLASAGHPLPLRLTTQGAVAPAASPQMLLGIDENPDFHADRLALGPGETLLCVTDGVTERRNGLRQLDDDDGLSDILRDCVGLGAKAVAERVRRATHDFSPEPIDDDLAVLVLEAVPSVEPQRMA